Within Halalkalibaculum roseum, the genomic segment TCGAGTGGAATCGGCATAAACACAAAGCTGGTATTTTCTTCTGCAACATCATTCATGGTTTGCAGAAAGCGCAATTGCAGTGCGGCCGGGGCGGTCTGTATCATCTTGGCAGCATCCACCAATCGTTCCGCGGCTTGGTATTCACCTTCGGCATTAATAACCTTGGCGCGCCGGTCACGTTCTGTTTCTGCCTGTCGGGCCATGGCGCGCTTCATATTCTCGGGTAGTACCACATCACGAACTTCCACCGACACCACTTTGATACCCCAGGGATCGGTCTGGCGATCGATTATCTCCTGAATATTCTTGTTAACCTTTTCACGTTCCGCCAGCAGCTCATCCAGTTCAACCTGACCCACGATACTTCTCAGGGTAGTTTGAGCCAGCATGGAAGTGGCGTGGATATATTGTTCAACCTGGATGACCGCCTGCTCGGCGTCGATGACCCGGAAAAAGGTAATGGCATCTACGTTTACGGTTACGTTATCCTTGGTGATTACCTCTTGCTTGTCAACGTTAATGGTAAGTACCCGGAGATCCACCCTTTCAATTTTATCGATAAAAGGAATTAGAAAGATGAGTCCGGGTCCCTTGGTTTTCTGGAATTTACCGAGTCGAAATACTACAGCGCGTTCATATTCTCTTAATATC encodes:
- a CDS encoding slipin family protein, translated to MENGEGLVNSLTWIITIAVLAAILLPQMFKILREYERAVVFRLGKFQKTKGPGLIFLIPFIDKIERVDLRVLTINVDKQEVITKDNVTVNVDAITFFRVIDAEQAVIQVEQYIHATSMLAQTTLRSIVGQVELDELLAEREKVNKNIQEIIDRQTDPWGIKVVSVEVRDVVLPENMKRAMARQAETERDRRAKVINAEGEYQAAERLVDAAKMIQTAPAALQLRFLQTMNDVAEENTSFVFMPIPLDFIDAFRGLGGDKPIISPSAKSKGDGGGEEEN